In a single window of the Cupriavidus sp. P-10 genome:
- a CDS encoding GlxA family transcriptional regulator, with translation MHTVAVIAFEGISPFHLSVPCIVFGDDLAMLGVPRYRLLICGEQTGLIRTMSGFRIEVEHDLRALEQADTVIMPAWRDPAERPSPALLAALQAASARGARIAGLCLGTFVIAEAGLLDGRPAATHWVWADDFAARYTRVRLDRRSLYIDDGSILTSAGTAAALDCCLHLVRRDHGAEVANRVARRMVVAPHRHGGQAQYIEQPLPQAAGADKLSTTLDWAIEHLEQPLTLDLLADKAGMSRRNFTRRFKAKTGTTVTQWVLNHRLTAAQRLLETTSKSVDVIAGLVGFGSAVSLRQHFAQTFAISPSAYRKQFGTTAPSGRAAA, from the coding sequence ATGCACACCGTCGCCGTGATTGCCTTCGAAGGCATCAGCCCGTTCCACCTGTCGGTGCCCTGCATCGTGTTCGGCGACGATCTCGCCATGCTGGGGGTGCCGCGCTACCGGCTGCTGATCTGCGGCGAGCAGACCGGCCTGATCCGGACCATGTCGGGCTTCCGCATCGAGGTCGAGCACGACCTCCGCGCGCTGGAACAAGCCGATACCGTGATCATGCCGGCCTGGCGCGACCCGGCGGAACGCCCCTCGCCGGCCTTGCTGGCGGCACTGCAGGCGGCCAGCGCCCGCGGCGCGCGCATCGCCGGGCTGTGCCTGGGCACCTTCGTGATCGCCGAGGCCGGCCTGCTCGACGGCCGGCCGGCGGCCACCCACTGGGTCTGGGCCGATGACTTCGCCGCGCGCTATACCAGGGTCCGGCTCGACCGCCGTTCGCTGTATATCGACGATGGCAGCATCCTCACGTCGGCCGGCACCGCCGCCGCGCTGGACTGCTGCCTGCACCTGGTGCGCCGCGACCACGGCGCGGAAGTCGCGAACCGCGTGGCCCGCCGCATGGTGGTGGCGCCGCACCGGCATGGCGGGCAGGCGCAGTACATCGAGCAGCCGCTGCCGCAGGCGGCCGGCGCCGACAAGCTGAGCACCACGCTCGACTGGGCCATCGAGCACCTGGAACAGCCGCTGACGCTGGACCTGCTGGCCGACAAGGCAGGCATGAGCCGGCGCAATTTCACCCGGCGCTTCAAGGCCAAGACCGGCACCACGGTGACGCAGTGGGTGCTGAACCACCGGCTTACCGCGGCGCAGCGCCTGCTGGAGACCACCAGCAAGAGCGTCGACGTGATCGCCGGCCTGGTCGGGTTCGGCTCGGCGGTTTCCTTGCGCCAGCACTTTGCCCAGACCTTTGCCATTTCGCCCTCCGCCTACCGCAAGCAGTTCGGCACCACGGCGCCTTCAGGCCGTGCCGCGGCATAA
- the catC gene encoding muconolactone Delta-isomerase → MLYLVRMDVNLPHDMPAAQADEIKAREKAYAQDLQRQGKWLHLYRVVGEYANYSVFDVESNEALHNLLSALPLFPYMKIAVTPLAPHPSSIR, encoded by the coding sequence ATGCTGTATCTGGTACGAATGGACGTGAACCTGCCGCACGACATGCCCGCCGCGCAGGCCGATGAGATCAAGGCGCGCGAGAAGGCTTACGCGCAGGACCTGCAGCGCCAGGGCAAGTGGCTGCACCTCTACCGCGTGGTTGGCGAGTATGCCAACTACAGCGTGTTCGACGTCGAGTCGAACGAGGCGCTGCACAACCTGCTGTCGGCCCTGCCGCTGTTCCCGTACATGAAGATCGCCGTCACGCCGCTGGCGCCGCATCCTTCTTCGATCCGCTGA
- a CDS encoding class-II fumarase/aspartase family protein: MTLFSAPTASTVVDSILFRDAFGTAGMRQIFSDVALIQRYIDVEVGLAKAEARVGVIPAEAAEVIARESRLERIDFDHMREETDIVGYPILPLVHQLVAMCGDAGRYVHWGATTQDIMDTAVALQVRDALDSVDADIRALRGILADLAVKHRDTPMAGRTHLQQALPVTFGYKAAIWLAMFDRHQQRLAELRPRVAVVEFAGAAGTLASLGAEGDGKAGENKGFAVQEALAQELGLGVPATTWHVARDGFAEAVNLLALITGSLGKIALDIMIMASTEFAEVYEPFVKGRGASSTMPQKRNPISSELMLAASKAVRQHAGLMVDAMVQDFERATGPWHAEWIAIPESFILTAGALHQARFALGGLIVDAARMKHNLGITNGLIVAEAVMMGMAPHIGRQQAHDVVYDACRTVNEHGGTLADALAALPAVTRHFDRAAIDRMTDPANYLGLAPQMVDRAVALSREQSAA; the protein is encoded by the coding sequence ATGACCCTGTTCTCTGCCCCCACGGCCAGCACCGTTGTTGACTCGATCCTGTTCCGCGATGCCTTCGGTACCGCCGGGATGCGCCAGATTTTCTCCGATGTGGCCCTGATCCAGCGCTATATCGACGTCGAGGTCGGACTCGCCAAAGCCGAGGCCAGGGTGGGCGTCATCCCCGCGGAAGCGGCCGAGGTCATCGCCCGCGAGTCGCGCCTGGAGCGCATCGACTTCGACCACATGCGCGAGGAAACCGACATTGTCGGCTATCCGATCCTGCCCCTGGTACACCAGCTGGTGGCAATGTGCGGCGACGCCGGACGCTACGTGCACTGGGGCGCCACCACGCAGGACATCATGGACACCGCAGTCGCGCTGCAGGTGCGCGACGCGCTCGACAGCGTCGATGCCGATATCCGCGCGCTGCGCGGCATCCTGGCCGACCTGGCGGTCAAGCACCGCGACACGCCGATGGCCGGCCGCACCCACCTGCAGCAGGCGCTGCCGGTGACCTTCGGCTACAAGGCGGCGATCTGGCTGGCCATGTTCGACCGCCACCAGCAGCGCCTGGCCGAGTTGCGGCCGCGCGTGGCCGTGGTCGAGTTCGCCGGCGCAGCGGGCACGCTGGCATCGCTGGGCGCAGAAGGTGACGGCAAGGCGGGCGAAAACAAAGGCTTCGCCGTGCAGGAAGCCCTGGCGCAGGAACTGGGCCTGGGCGTGCCGGCCACCACCTGGCACGTGGCGCGCGACGGCTTTGCCGAAGCGGTCAACCTGCTCGCGCTCATCACCGGTTCGCTGGGCAAGATCGCGCTCGACATCATGATCATGGCGTCGACCGAGTTCGCCGAGGTGTACGAGCCCTTCGTCAAGGGCCGCGGCGCCAGCAGCACCATGCCGCAGAAGCGCAACCCGATATCCAGCGAGCTGATGCTGGCCGCTTCCAAGGCGGTGCGCCAGCACGCGGGCCTGATGGTCGACGCGATGGTGCAGGACTTCGAGCGCGCCACCGGGCCGTGGCATGCGGAATGGATCGCCATCCCGGAGAGCTTCATCCTGACCGCCGGCGCGCTGCACCAGGCCAGGTTCGCGCTGGGCGGCCTGATCGTCGACGCAGCGCGCATGAAGCACAACCTGGGTATCACCAACGGCCTGATCGTGGCCGAGGCCGTGATGATGGGGATGGCCCCGCATATCGGCCGCCAGCAGGCGCACGACGTGGTCTACGACGCCTGCCGCACGGTCAACGAGCACGGCGGCACGCTGGCCGACGCGCTGGCCGCATTGCCGGCCGTCACCAGGCATTTCGACCGCGCCGCCATCGACCGGATGACCGATCCGGCCAACTACCTCGGCCTCGCGCCGCAGATGGTCGACCGCGCCGTCGCGCTGTCCCGCGAGCAATCCGCGGCCTGA
- a CDS encoding cysteine hydrolase family protein, with protein sequence MTHPTIRTLAGASAPTAIAAASTALLVIDFQNEYFDGKLPIPDGAAALGNARRLVAHADAAGIPVFHVQHLAPAGSPVFAEQGASAAFHQDLQPAGHHTVVQKTSVSVFPTTDLDQRLKAAGIKTPVITGLMTHACVAGAARDAVPLGYGVIVAEDACATRDLDRAGGVVRHRDLHQAALASIEDTFGDVLTTEQVLRLPVA encoded by the coding sequence ATGACACACCCGACGATCCGCACCCTGGCCGGTGCCAGCGCCCCGACCGCGATCGCAGCCGCCAGCACCGCGCTGCTGGTGATCGACTTCCAGAACGAATACTTCGACGGCAAGCTGCCGATCCCGGACGGCGCGGCCGCGCTAGGCAACGCCCGGCGCCTGGTGGCGCATGCGGACGCCGCCGGCATTCCCGTGTTCCACGTCCAGCACCTGGCGCCGGCGGGCAGCCCCGTCTTCGCGGAGCAGGGCGCCAGCGCGGCGTTCCATCAGGACCTGCAGCCCGCGGGCCACCACACCGTGGTGCAGAAGACTTCGGTCAGCGTGTTCCCTACCACCGACCTGGACCAGCGCCTCAAGGCCGCCGGCATCAAGACGCCGGTCATCACGGGGCTGATGACGCATGCCTGCGTCGCGGGTGCCGCGCGCGATGCGGTGCCGCTGGGCTACGGCGTGATCGTGGCGGAAGACGCCTGCGCGACGCGCGACCTTGACCGGGCCGGCGGCGTGGTGCGGCATCGCGACCTGCACCAGGCCGCGCTGGCGAGCATCGAGGACACCTTTGGCGATGTGCTGACGACGGAGCAGGTGCTCAGGCTGCCGGTGGCCTGA
- a CDS encoding cupin domain-containing protein, with amino-acid sequence MKLQRILLALVAATSMAFAGAAAAHTVGDTVKPNFSRAIPNIPGKSLIAVEVLYPPGGASHPHTHARSSFIYAYVVSGSVASKVNDEPERVYRAGESFFEEPGSRHPVSRNASKTRPAKLLAVFVVDSDDKELTINDK; translated from the coding sequence ATGAAACTTCAACGCATTCTTCTCGCGCTCGTGGCGGCTACGAGCATGGCCTTTGCCGGGGCTGCCGCTGCTCACACCGTCGGCGATACGGTCAAGCCGAATTTCTCCCGGGCGATTCCCAATATCCCGGGCAAGTCGCTCATCGCCGTGGAGGTCCTCTATCCGCCCGGAGGCGCTTCGCATCCTCATACCCATGCCAGGTCGTCATTCATCTACGCATACGTCGTCTCTGGCAGCGTCGCCAGCAAGGTGAACGACGAGCCGGAACGCGTGTACAGGGCGGGTGAAAGCTTCTTCGAAGAGCCGGGCTCACGCCATCCGGTGAGCCGCAATGCGAGCAAGACCAGGCCGGCAAAACTGCTCGCCGTGTTTGTCGTCGATTCAGACGACAAGGAACTGACCATCAACGACAAGTAG
- a CDS encoding GntR family transcriptional regulator, which produces MSKTNPAEISRQLIEGITSGRYAVGSLLPTEFELCEQYQASRYTIRAVLQELQQLGLVSRRKNVGTRVESARPRPVFRPSLASVDDLMQFAAEHLRVVQSVDEVAVTAEVAAEIGCEPGARWLRISSLRMDGGEDGTPMAWTDIYVDPVYAELGELVRASPDMLVSTLMESRYDRQIAEIHQDVRAFAIADRRMAEALRLEAGAAALKIVRRYLDAAGETFEVSVTVHPADSFSVSMRLQRSAG; this is translated from the coding sequence ATGAGCAAAACCAATCCGGCAGAGATCAGCAGGCAACTTATCGAGGGCATCACATCCGGCCGCTACGCGGTCGGATCGCTGCTGCCCACCGAATTCGAGCTGTGCGAGCAGTACCAGGCCAGCCGCTACACCATTCGCGCGGTGCTGCAGGAGTTGCAGCAGCTAGGGCTGGTGTCGCGGCGCAAGAACGTGGGCACGCGCGTGGAATCGGCGCGGCCGCGGCCGGTGTTCCGGCCCTCGCTGGCGTCGGTGGACGACCTGATGCAGTTCGCCGCCGAGCACCTGCGCGTGGTGCAGTCGGTGGATGAGGTCGCGGTGACCGCCGAGGTGGCGGCCGAGATCGGCTGCGAGCCGGGTGCGCGCTGGCTGCGGATTTCCAGTCTGCGGATGGATGGCGGCGAGGACGGCACGCCGATGGCATGGACCGACATCTACGTGGATCCCGTCTATGCCGAGCTTGGCGAACTGGTGCGCGCGTCGCCGGACATGCTCGTCAGCACGCTGATGGAGTCGCGCTATGACCGGCAGATCGCGGAGATCCACCAGGACGTGCGCGCGTTTGCGATCGCGGATCGGCGTATGGCCGAAGCGCTCAGGCTGGAAGCGGGCGCGGCCGCGTTGAAGATCGTGCGTCGCTACCTGGACGCCGCCGGCGAGACCTTCGAAGTCTCGGTGACCGTGCACCCCGCCGACAGCTTTTCTGTTTCGATGCGCTTGCAGCGCTCGGCGGGGTAG
- the pdxR gene encoding MocR-like pyridoxine biosynthesis transcription factor PdxR codes for MRTLALKLDRASRTSLAEQIRLGITGAIEKGVLVPGARLPSWVDLAAQLGVARGTVKTAYDRLTDAQLVVSSRAGGTRVSEHAAVASPITERARSIESDLRSELYQHFLPGPAVFQMGVPASDCFPATLFSRLRARAARDEVEAPAAYPDPRGEHELRREIAAHLALARGIECQPSQVFITAGCSGALGVALRVIQAEGLKAWVENPGFLPSRRALEISRLTTVPIPVDEDGMDVGYGEVLAPDAAVALVTAGQQAPLGPTLSLARRVQILEWATRTGAWIIEDDYLGELQLTRRAAPALASLDRAGRVIHIGSFSKTISPTLRLGFAVVPPGLLARFDEAVACLASAPGPAVQMATAEFMRDGHYIRHLRRMKRIYAGRSQALLAAVRSRGFHAYAAGLAVVARLPDGADDKRIAREAYAYGLAPAPLSGWYCSAATQRSGLLLGVATAIEHQLPAACDRLQHLVRKFS; via the coding sequence ATGAGAACCCTGGCCCTGAAGCTTGACCGTGCATCCAGGACTTCGCTGGCGGAGCAGATTCGGCTTGGCATCACGGGTGCCATTGAGAAGGGGGTACTCGTTCCCGGTGCCAGACTGCCCTCCTGGGTGGATCTAGCAGCACAGCTTGGGGTGGCTCGAGGCACCGTCAAGACTGCGTATGATCGGCTGACCGATGCACAACTGGTGGTTTCATCCCGCGCTGGCGGAACCAGAGTCTCTGAGCATGCTGCCGTGGCGAGCCCAATCACGGAACGTGCGCGTTCCATCGAGTCCGATCTGCGATCCGAGCTGTACCAGCATTTCCTGCCCGGCCCCGCCGTCTTTCAAATGGGCGTGCCGGCATCGGACTGCTTCCCGGCGACATTGTTCTCGCGGCTGCGAGCCCGTGCGGCACGCGATGAAGTCGAAGCGCCTGCAGCGTATCCAGACCCGAGAGGCGAACATGAACTCCGTCGAGAGATCGCAGCGCACCTGGCCCTGGCACGCGGCATTGAATGCCAGCCCTCGCAGGTTTTCATTACGGCGGGATGTTCGGGGGCGCTCGGTGTGGCGCTGCGAGTGATTCAGGCCGAAGGCCTGAAGGCATGGGTCGAGAACCCGGGTTTTCTCCCCAGCCGCAGGGCATTGGAGATTTCCCGGCTCACGACGGTGCCCATTCCGGTAGACGAAGACGGCATGGATGTCGGCTACGGCGAAGTGCTTGCACCGGATGCCGCCGTGGCTTTGGTCACCGCAGGACAACAGGCGCCGCTGGGTCCGACCTTGTCGCTCGCGCGTCGAGTGCAAATCCTCGAATGGGCCACACGCACGGGTGCCTGGATCATCGAAGATGATTACCTGGGTGAACTCCAACTGACACGCCGCGCGGCTCCCGCACTGGCGTCGCTCGATCGTGCGGGGCGGGTGATCCATATCGGGTCGTTCAGCAAGACGATCAGTCCGACGCTGCGGCTTGGATTTGCCGTGGTGCCGCCCGGCCTGTTAGCCAGGTTCGATGAAGCCGTGGCGTGCCTGGCTTCGGCACCCGGACCTGCAGTGCAAATGGCGACTGCCGAGTTCATGCGGGATGGACACTATATTCGACACCTGCGTCGCATGAAACGCATTTACGCGGGCCGCAGCCAGGCACTGCTGGCCGCGGTGAGATCCAGGGGATTCCACGCCTACGCGGCGGGGCTTGCCGTGGTGGCAAGGCTTCCCGATGGCGCCGACGACAAGAGGATCGCGCGGGAAGCCTACGCCTACGGGCTTGCGCCCGCCCCATTGTCGGGGTGGTATTGCTCGGCGGCTACGCAGCGATCGGGACTACTCCTCGGTGTTGCGACAGCGATCGAACATCAGCTGCCGGCCGCCTGTGATCGCTTGCAACACCTGGTCAGGAAATTCTCCTAG
- a CDS encoding mandelate racemase/muconate lactonizing enzyme family protein — protein sequence MQIASIDTIVLRVPFTVGGVSAAGVWGGAGLQAADSLLVRVTTDDGIVGWGETFGFIGIPMVKAALDELLAPACIGRDATRPEALSLDLQRRFHVFGRSGALMYGLSALDIALWDICGKAAGMPLHRLLGGAQRDRLPAYASLIRYADRETIAANMQRAIADGYRSVKLHEVDLGVIRAAREAAGPDIEITLDVNCPWSLAEAIDMARELAPLALRWLEEPLWPPENYAGLAALRRQCGIPVAAGENASTLTDFHQMLGAGAVDVIQPSPAKMGGISPLRKVFALAEAHNTQVMVHTFYDGPGLLASIHATAALGDARAMIEWRYFDMEAPVLGDAVVPRDGMIRVPDGPGLGIDPDPEVIRRYQVG from the coding sequence ATGCAGATTGCGTCGATCGACACCATCGTGCTGCGCGTGCCGTTCACGGTCGGCGGAGTCTCCGCCGCCGGCGTGTGGGGCGGGGCGGGGCTGCAGGCCGCCGATTCGCTGCTGGTCCGGGTGACCACTGACGACGGCATCGTGGGCTGGGGCGAAACCTTCGGCTTTATCGGCATCCCGATGGTCAAGGCGGCGCTCGACGAACTGCTGGCGCCGGCGTGCATCGGCAGGGATGCCACGCGGCCCGAGGCGCTGAGCCTGGACCTGCAGCGCCGGTTTCACGTCTTCGGGCGCAGCGGCGCCCTGATGTACGGGCTGTCGGCGCTCGATATCGCGCTGTGGGATATCTGCGGCAAGGCCGCCGGCATGCCGTTGCACCGGCTGCTGGGCGGCGCGCAGCGGGATCGCCTGCCGGCGTATGCCAGCCTGATCCGCTACGCCGACCGTGAGACGATCGCTGCCAACATGCAGCGCGCGATCGCCGACGGCTACCGCAGCGTCAAGCTGCACGAGGTCGACCTGGGCGTCATCAGGGCCGCGCGCGAGGCGGCCGGGCCGGATATCGAAATCACGCTGGATGTAAACTGCCCCTGGTCTCTGGCGGAGGCCATCGACATGGCGCGCGAACTGGCGCCGCTGGCGCTGCGCTGGCTCGAAGAACCGCTGTGGCCGCCGGAGAACTACGCAGGCCTTGCGGCATTGCGCCGGCAATGCGGCATTCCCGTTGCCGCAGGCGAGAATGCCTCGACGCTGACGGACTTCCACCAGATGCTTGGCGCTGGCGCGGTCGACGTCATCCAGCCAAGCCCGGCCAAGATGGGCGGCATCAGCCCGCTGCGCAAGGTGTTCGCGCTGGCCGAGGCGCACAACACGCAGGTGATGGTCCATACCTTCTATGACGGCCCCGGGCTGCTGGCCAGCATCCATGCCACGGCGGCGCTGGGCGATGCGCGCGCCATGATCGAATGGCGCTACTTTGACATGGAGGCCCCGGTGCTCGGCGATGCGGTGGTGCCGCGCGACGGGATGATCCGGGTGCCGGACGGGCCGGGGCTGGGTATCGATCCGGATCCGGAGGTAATCCGGCGCTACCAGGTCGGCTGA
- a CDS encoding tripartite tricarboxylate transporter substrate binding protein BugD, whose translation MNPISKVAACAALAFATAVAATPALAQAWPSKPITWIVPFAAGGPTDALARTIAERVSREVGQSIIIDNSPGAGGTVGTAKAARAPADGYTMLVGHMGYMGAAPALYKKLSYDPVKDFAPVFRFPDTPMVLMVRKDHPAKTVRDLVEFGKKNPGKLNLSNAGMGSTSHLVAALFAASAGMQVSLVPYKGAGPALIDVIGGQVDGMFDQTNTALPQITESKVRPLAVTSATRVAQLKDVPTLAESGLPGFEASTWYGIYAPRGTPQPVIDKMQQAYLKVMADKAFTGKMTAQAIQMLPPEQYTASALGKHTQAEITRWKAVAAKANISLD comes from the coding sequence ATGAACCCCATCAGCAAAGTGGCCGCCTGCGCGGCCCTGGCATTCGCCACGGCCGTGGCCGCCACCCCGGCGCTGGCACAGGCCTGGCCCAGCAAGCCGATCACCTGGATCGTCCCGTTCGCCGCCGGCGGCCCAACCGACGCGCTGGCGCGCACCATTGCCGAGCGGGTCTCGCGCGAGGTCGGCCAGTCGATCATCATCGACAACTCGCCGGGCGCCGGCGGCACCGTCGGCACGGCGAAGGCAGCGCGCGCGCCGGCTGACGGCTACACCATGCTGGTGGGACACATGGGCTACATGGGCGCCGCGCCGGCGCTGTACAAGAAGCTGTCCTACGACCCGGTGAAGGACTTCGCGCCCGTGTTCCGCTTCCCGGATACGCCGATGGTGCTGATGGTGCGCAAGGACCATCCCGCCAAGACCGTGCGCGACCTGGTCGAGTTCGGCAAGAAGAACCCGGGCAAGCTCAACCTGAGCAACGCCGGCATGGGCTCCACCTCGCACCTGGTGGCCGCGCTGTTCGCGGCGTCGGCCGGCATGCAGGTATCGCTGGTGCCGTACAAGGGGGCCGGCCCGGCGCTGATCGACGTGATCGGTGGGCAGGTAGACGGCATGTTCGACCAGACCAATACGGCGCTGCCGCAGATCACCGAGTCCAAGGTGCGGCCGCTGGCGGTGACGTCCGCGACCCGCGTGGCGCAGCTCAAGGACGTGCCCACGCTTGCCGAATCGGGGTTGCCCGGCTTCGAGGCCAGCACCTGGTACGGCATCTACGCGCCCAGGGGCACGCCGCAGCCCGTCATCGACAAGATGCAGCAGGCCTACCTGAAGGTCATGGCCGACAAGGCCTTTACCGGCAAGATGACGGCGCAGGCGATCCAGATGCTGCCGCCCGAGCAGTACACCGCCAGCGCGCTCGGCAAGCACACCCAGGCCGAGATCACGCGCTGGAAGGCAGTGGCGGCCAAGGCCAATATCTCACTGGACTGA
- a CDS encoding class II fumarate hydratase, with product MTAYRVEHDAFGPVDIPADRYWGAQTQRALAIFEIGEERFPDCLLHAFGVHKIAAARANLRCGAIDAAIAEAIVDAAAELRCGRFDSHFPLTIWQTGSGTQTNMNANEVIANRANERLGQPLGTRAPVHPNDHVNASQSSNDSFPTVMHLSAVLELEDRLLPALVLLRDTLRERALAFADVLKIARTHLMDAVPMTMGQAFDGFAAQVDNAIERVRGTLPRLLVLPQGGTAAGTGLNAPAGFAQAFCEEASELTGQAFRPNPCKVEGMAAHDALVELSGVLNVVAVSFTKMANDLRWLGSGPRCGLGELVLPDDGLTSSIMPGKRNPTIAEVVAQAAMQVAGNHVTVTMAGASGSFELNVAKPVLIYNVLQSIRVLADGAHVFALRLVQGLAVNPERLASNLDNPLLAVTALNPVLGYDRAAQITRLAQAQGISPREAAVALGLLSGEAFDRLVDPMRLAKGHSNGQQ from the coding sequence ATGACAGCATATCGCGTAGAGCACGACGCCTTCGGTCCGGTCGACATCCCCGCCGACCGCTACTGGGGCGCCCAGACGCAGCGGGCGCTGGCGATCTTCGAGATCGGCGAAGAGCGCTTTCCCGACTGCCTGCTGCATGCCTTCGGCGTGCACAAGATCGCGGCGGCGCGGGCCAACCTGCGTTGCGGCGCGATCGACGCCGCCATCGCGGAGGCGATCGTCGACGCGGCCGCGGAGCTGCGCTGCGGCCGCTTCGACAGCCATTTCCCGCTGACCATCTGGCAGACCGGCTCGGGCACGCAGACCAACATGAACGCCAACGAGGTCATCGCCAACCGTGCCAACGAGCGGCTTGGCCAGCCGCTTGGCACGCGCGCGCCGGTGCATCCCAATGACCACGTCAACGCGTCGCAGTCCTCCAACGACAGCTTCCCGACGGTCATGCACCTGAGCGCGGTGCTGGAACTGGAAGACCGGCTGCTACCTGCCCTGGTGCTGCTGCGCGACACCCTGCGCGAGCGTGCCCTGGCCTTTGCCGATGTGCTCAAGATTGCGCGCACGCACCTGATGGACGCCGTGCCCATGACCATGGGGCAGGCGTTCGACGGCTTTGCCGCGCAGGTCGACAACGCCATCGAGCGCGTACGCGGCACCCTGCCGCGCCTGCTGGTGCTGCCGCAAGGCGGCACCGCCGCCGGCACCGGCCTGAACGCGCCGGCGGGCTTCGCCCAGGCCTTTTGCGAGGAAGCCAGCGAGCTGACGGGGCAGGCGTTCCGTCCCAATCCCTGCAAGGTCGAGGGCATGGCCGCGCACGATGCGCTGGTCGAACTGTCGGGCGTGCTTAACGTGGTCGCCGTTTCCTTCACCAAGATGGCCAACGACCTGCGCTGGCTGGGCTCGGGCCCGCGCTGCGGGCTGGGCGAGCTGGTGCTGCCCGACGATGGCCTGACTTCGTCGATCATGCCCGGCAAGCGCAATCCGACCATCGCCGAGGTCGTCGCGCAGGCCGCCATGCAGGTCGCCGGCAACCACGTCACCGTGACGATGGCGGGCGCCTCCGGCAGCTTCGAACTGAACGTGGCCAAGCCGGTACTGATCTACAACGTGCTGCAGTCGATCCGCGTACTGGCCGACGGCGCGCACGTCTTTGCGCTGCGGCTGGTGCAGGGACTGGCGGTGAACCCTGAACGGCTGGCCAGCAACCTGGACAACCCGCTGCTGGCGGTCACCGCGCTCAACCCGGTATTGGGCTATGACCGCGCGGCGCAGATCACCAGGCTCGCGCAGGCACAAGGGATCTCGCCGCGGGAAGCGGCGGTCGCGCTGGGACTGCTGAGCGGCGAAGCGTTCGACCGGCTGGTGGATCCGATGCGGCTGGCCAAGGGACATTCCAACGGGCAACAGTAG
- a CDS encoding muconate/chloromuconate family cycloisomerase: MKVATQSGSTAIESIEAILVDLPTIRPHQLAMATMQRQTLVIVRLRCADGVEGIGEATTIGGLSYGDESPEGIKLTIDTYLAPALLGQDATNVHAAMARLNKVARGNRFAKSALETALLDAQGKRLGVPLSTLLGGAVRDTLPVLWTLASGDTARDIDEAERLLAERRHDTFKLKIGRRSVREDVAHVSAIKRALGDRARVTVDVNQAWNEADAATGIAMLEAAGIDLIEQPTPREQRNALARLAARFVVPIMADEAVCGPEDAMELARLGAADVFALKIAKSGGIFGMLRTAAVGDAAGIALYGGTMLEGSVGTIAAAHGFATLPQLAWGTELFGPLLLKDDIVLERPVYRDFALHLPQGPGLGIALDEDKLAHYRRDSGRA, encoded by the coding sequence ATGAAAGTGGCGACACAATCCGGCTCCACGGCCATCGAGTCGATCGAGGCTATCCTGGTCGACCTGCCGACCATCCGCCCGCACCAGCTCGCCATGGCGACCATGCAGCGGCAGACCCTCGTGATCGTCCGCCTGCGCTGCGCCGACGGCGTGGAAGGCATCGGCGAGGCCACCACCATCGGCGGCCTGTCCTATGGCGATGAAAGCCCCGAGGGCATCAAGCTGACCATCGACACTTACCTGGCGCCGGCGTTGCTGGGGCAGGACGCCACCAACGTGCACGCCGCCATGGCGCGGCTGAACAAGGTGGCGCGCGGCAACCGCTTTGCCAAGTCGGCGCTGGAGACCGCGCTGCTCGACGCACAGGGCAAGCGCCTGGGCGTGCCGCTGTCGACGCTGCTGGGCGGCGCGGTGCGCGACACGCTGCCGGTGCTGTGGACGCTGGCCAGCGGCGATACCGCGCGCGACATCGACGAGGCCGAACGCCTGCTGGCCGAGCGCCGCCACGACACCTTCAAGCTCAAGATCGGCCGGCGCAGCGTGCGCGAGGACGTGGCCCATGTGTCCGCGATCAAGCGCGCGCTGGGCGACCGTGCCCGCGTCACCGTCGACGTCAACCAGGCCTGGAACGAAGCGGATGCCGCCACCGGCATCGCCATGCTCGAAGCCGCCGGCATCGACCTGATCGAGCAGCCCACGCCGCGTGAGCAGCGCAACGCGCTGGCCCGGCTGGCGGCGCGCTTTGTCGTGCCCATCATGGCCGACGAAGCCGTGTGCGGCCCCGAGGACGCGATGGAACTGGCCCGCCTCGGCGCCGCCGACGTGTTCGCACTGAAGATCGCCAAGTCCGGCGGCATCTTCGGCATGCTGCGCACCGCCGCGGTCGGCGATGCGGCCGGCATCGCGCTGTATGGCGGCACCATGCTGGAAGGCAGCGTCGGCACCATCGCGGCCGCCCACGGCTTTGCCACGCTGCCGCAACTGGCGTGGGGCACCGAGCTGTTCGGCCCGCTGCTGCTGAAGGACGATATCGTGCTGGAGCGGCCGGTGTACCGCGACTTTGCGCTGCACCTGCCGCAAGGGCCCGGGCTGGGGATCGCGCTCGACGAAGACAAGCTGGCGCATTATCGACGCGACAGCGGCCGCGCCTGA